Proteins co-encoded in one Microbacterium hydrocarbonoxydans genomic window:
- a CDS encoding carboxymuconolactone decarboxylase family protein: MSETRVHLSKTEPAAYQALDAFARTVGKICAENGIDDRLKEIVMIHCSQLNGCSFCTRLHVDRALAAGLDTDTLMQIATWRESGVFSEREQAALELAEAFTFIAEDGISDDVYDRVGSVFTEKEYAALSWACVSINAFNRIVVAGRYSVPPRERQEQA, encoded by the coding sequence ATGAGCGAGACGCGAGTGCACCTCTCCAAGACCGAGCCTGCGGCCTATCAGGCGCTCGATGCCTTCGCGCGGACGGTCGGCAAGATCTGCGCCGAGAACGGCATCGACGATCGACTCAAAGAGATCGTCATGATCCACTGCTCCCAGCTCAACGGATGCAGCTTCTGCACCCGACTGCACGTCGATCGGGCGCTCGCCGCCGGGCTCGACACCGACACGCTCATGCAGATCGCCACCTGGCGAGAGAGCGGCGTGTTCAGTGAGCGCGAGCAGGCCGCGCTCGAGCTCGCCGAGGCCTTCACCTTCATCGCGGAAGACGGGATCTCCGACGACGTGTACGACCGCGTCGGCAGCGTCTTCACCGAGAAGGAGTATGCGGCGCTGAGCTGGGCGTGCGTGTCGATCAATGCGTTCAATCGCATCGTGGTCGCCGGCCGCTATTCCGTTCCCCCGCGCGAGCGGCAGGAGCAGGCATGA
- a CDS encoding tyrosine-protein phosphatase: MTVLDVEGVTNVRDVGGMPARGGRIRSGVLLRSGQLSGVSTSGAETVRRAVAHIIDLRDGEEVAAEPTEIPGPDTTHLPLFLGSVRSFFENDTSLEDLYLHLLEESGERLVEAIRIIAQGDPTLVHCTVGKDRTGVTVALALAAVDADREAIVADYALTESQLPPERSRNIVAYLRSRHPEAVHAVALATESPAPVMRALLEGVDARWGSAADYLRANGMTDAELDALREALVEPAANSEPDQG; encoded by the coding sequence ATGACCGTTCTCGACGTCGAGGGCGTCACGAACGTCCGAGACGTCGGGGGGATGCCCGCACGGGGAGGGCGGATCCGCTCCGGGGTGCTGCTTCGATCCGGTCAGCTCTCGGGCGTGAGCACTTCTGGCGCAGAGACGGTGCGCCGAGCGGTCGCGCACATCATCGACCTGCGCGACGGCGAGGAGGTCGCTGCTGAGCCCACAGAGATCCCTGGGCCCGACACGACCCACCTGCCTCTGTTCCTCGGTTCCGTACGATCGTTCTTCGAGAACGACACGAGCCTCGAGGATCTCTATCTGCACCTGCTCGAGGAGAGCGGTGAGCGGCTCGTCGAGGCGATCCGCATCATCGCCCAGGGGGACCCGACCCTCGTGCACTGCACCGTGGGGAAGGACCGCACGGGGGTCACCGTCGCGCTCGCGCTCGCCGCCGTCGACGCAGATCGGGAGGCGATAGTCGCGGACTACGCACTCACCGAGTCGCAGCTGCCGCCCGAGCGATCACGCAACATCGTCGCGTATCTGCGTTCGCGGCATCCTGAGGCTGTGCACGCCGTCGCGCTGGCCACGGAGTCGCCCGCACCGGTGATGCGCGCCCTGCTGGAGGGCGTCGACGCCCGCTGGGGGTCGGCCGCCGACTACCTGCGGGCCAACGGCATGACGGATGCAGAGCTGGACGCGCTGCGCGAGGCTCTCGTCGAGCCTGCGGCGAATTCGGAGCCCGACCAAGGTTAG
- a CDS encoding SIP domain-containing protein, with amino-acid sequence MSTSLDTRSTRAERRAARRRAHHLVTADENSLLELETFLATLPLCASGRVFIEVAEAADITTIEAPARMTVTWLARSERSGAVGSGRSCSQGEALARATCAWADEMLCDAELETNITLLGGYLGTADIVDHLTGTLGISPSTIYAPERFGLLSTDR; translated from the coding sequence ATGAGCACCTCCCTCGACACACGCAGCACGCGCGCAGAGCGCCGTGCCGCACGTCGCCGTGCACATCACCTCGTGACGGCGGATGAGAACTCACTGCTCGAACTCGAGACGTTCCTCGCCACGCTGCCGCTGTGCGCCTCAGGTCGAGTGTTCATCGAGGTCGCCGAGGCTGCCGACATCACGACGATCGAAGCACCCGCACGCATGACCGTGACCTGGCTCGCCCGCTCCGAGCGGTCGGGCGCCGTCGGCTCGGGGCGCTCATGCTCGCAGGGTGAGGCTCTTGCGCGAGCGACCTGCGCCTGGGCGGACGAGATGCTCTGCGACGCCGAACTCGAGACGAACATCACGCTTCTCGGCGGCTACCTCGGTACCGCAGACATCGTCGATCACCTCACGGGCACGCTCGGGATCTCGCCTTCGACGATCTACGCGCCCGAGCGATTCGGACTCCTGTCGACCGACCGTTGA
- a CDS encoding Fe-S oxidoreductase — translation MNDDWRSTAERILAEGRRFDRRIPSFLLRSPLSRLGYRWGTAVGWLWGSLWSTGPVERRGGLWIFRGMPRWTFNRGGVCVGGCFLTGDARPTDAVLRHEAVHKAQWLRYGALLPVLYLFAGRDPLRNRFEIEAGLEDGNYVRRPRTQRSVDRSPNRSGA, via the coding sequence GTGAACGACGACTGGCGTTCGACCGCCGAGCGCATCCTCGCCGAGGGACGGCGCTTCGATCGACGCATCCCCTCGTTCCTGCTCCGCTCCCCCCTCAGCCGCCTGGGCTATCGGTGGGGTACGGCCGTGGGCTGGCTCTGGGGATCGCTGTGGAGCACCGGTCCCGTCGAGCGACGCGGAGGCCTCTGGATCTTCCGCGGTATGCCTCGGTGGACGTTCAATCGCGGCGGAGTGTGCGTGGGAGGGTGCTTCCTCACCGGCGATGCGCGACCCACCGACGCCGTGCTGCGTCATGAGGCCGTGCACAAGGCTCAGTGGCTCCGCTACGGCGCCCTACTGCCGGTGCTGTATCTGTTCGCCGGTCGAGACCCGCTGCGCAACCGCTTCGAGATCGAGGCCGGGCTGGAAGACGGCAACTACGTGCGTCGCCCCCGCACTCAACGGTCGGTCGACAGGAGTCCGAATCGCTCGGGCGCGTAG
- a CDS encoding arginase family protein: protein MVRFLVVPQWQGSPAARAMLLVDGASAIAGDLPRAATTVLDVPVEAGESLGTGVRRLSSLLRTREQVAAAETEGTVVIGGDCSVTVAALAALPGGTDDVAVVWFDAHADLHTPETSPSGAFSGMALRAILGEGEPQLALSPGVPRDRVIAVGMRNLDDAEVEVLDDLVQLSVQDLERVDALADAVASTGARRVWVHIDVDVLDPAEFAGVSSSVPFGLSPAAVSAAIRTLRERIPLAGATIAGFAPRSPADAVDDLGALLRLIGAVA, encoded by the coding sequence ATGGTGCGATTCCTCGTCGTCCCGCAGTGGCAGGGATCCCCTGCCGCCCGCGCGATGCTCCTCGTCGACGGCGCGTCCGCGATCGCCGGCGACCTCCCCCGTGCCGCGACCACCGTGCTCGACGTGCCCGTCGAGGCCGGCGAGTCGCTCGGAACGGGCGTTCGCAGGCTGAGCTCGCTGCTTCGCACCCGTGAGCAGGTCGCGGCGGCAGAGACCGAGGGGACCGTCGTGATCGGCGGCGATTGCAGCGTGACGGTCGCCGCTCTCGCTGCTCTACCCGGAGGGACAGACGACGTCGCGGTCGTCTGGTTCGACGCCCACGCCGACCTGCACACTCCCGAGACCTCTCCCTCCGGCGCCTTCTCGGGAATGGCGCTGCGGGCGATCCTCGGCGAAGGCGAACCGCAGCTCGCCCTGTCGCCCGGCGTGCCCCGCGACCGCGTGATCGCGGTGGGCATGCGCAATCTCGACGACGCCGAGGTCGAGGTCCTCGACGATCTCGTCCAGCTGTCGGTGCAGGACCTGGAGCGCGTCGATGCGCTCGCCGATGCCGTCGCATCGACCGGGGCCCGCCGCGTCTGGGTGCACATCGATGTCGATGTGCTCGACCCTGCAGAGTTCGCCGGAGTGTCATCCTCGGTGCCCTTCGGGCTCTCACCCGCTGCGGTGAGCGCCGCGATCCGCACGCTGCGGGAGCGCATTCCGCTGGCAGGAGCGACGATCGCCGGTTTCGCACCGCGTTCACCGGCCGATGCCGTCGACGACCTGGGCGCACTGCTGCGACTGATCGGAGCCGTGGCGTGA
- a CDS encoding PspA/IM30 family protein — translation MTKQSIFGRISTLVRANINSLLDSAEDPQKMIDQLVRDYTNSIADAESAIAETIGNLRLLERDHEEDVQSATEWGNKALAASRKADEMRSSGNAADADKFDSLAKIALQRQISAEREATGAEPQIAAQTEIVDKLKSGLNGMKDKLGELKNKRSELLARAKVAEAQTKVQDAVSSINVLDPTSELGRFEDKVRRQEALAQGKIELAASSLDAQFESLEDLGELTEVEARLAELKAGGSAPRGAIEGS, via the coding sequence ATGACCAAGCAGTCCATCTTCGGACGTATCTCGACCCTCGTCCGGGCGAACATCAACTCGCTGCTCGACTCCGCGGAAGACCCGCAGAAGATGATCGACCAGCTCGTTCGCGATTACACCAACAGCATCGCCGATGCCGAGTCGGCGATCGCCGAGACCATCGGCAACCTCCGCCTGCTCGAGCGGGACCACGAAGAAGACGTCCAGTCGGCCACCGAGTGGGGCAACAAGGCTCTCGCCGCGAGCCGCAAGGCCGATGAGATGCGCTCGAGCGGCAACGCGGCAGACGCCGACAAGTTCGACAGCCTCGCCAAGATCGCTCTCCAGCGCCAGATCAGCGCCGAGCGCGAGGCCACAGGCGCCGAGCCGCAGATCGCTGCGCAGACCGAGATCGTCGACAAGCTCAAGTCCGGCCTCAACGGCATGAAGGACAAGCTCGGCGAGCTGAAGAACAAGCGCAGCGAACTGCTCGCCCGCGCCAAGGTCGCCGAGGCGCAGACCAAGGTGCAGGATGCCGTCTCGTCGATCAACGTGCTCGACCCGACCAGCGAACTGGGTCGTTTCGAAGACAAGGTCCGGCGTCAGGAGGCACTCGCCCAGGGCAAGATCGAGCTCGCCGCGTCGAGCCTCGACGCGCAGTTCGAGAGCCTGGAAGACCTCGGTGAGCTCACCGAGGTCGAGGCTCGTCTCGCCGAGCTGAAGGCCGGCGGCTCCGCTCCTCGTGGGGCGATCGAAGGGTCCTGA
- a CDS encoding TPM domain-containing protein: protein MKTRWLALAALTAAAAAGTLSISAASATEPVTLDSGYVTDDADVLTPSQEDAVEARLQTLSENSSSDLFVVLVDDFTSPSDNVAWADTVAENNNLGSEQYLLAIAVDGRSYYISAAPDGPLSDSKLDDVEDKIQGLAAQDDWEGMIVLAADEIEGDGGAGALRAALIVVAVIALGLIVWLIIALVRRSRRNAEIRRRGAMPEKPDPNDPFSTLTDDQVQTQAGAALVQADDAITSSREELGFAVAQFGDAATSEFSGALETAKAKMSEAFDLKQKLDDEVEDTVHDRRAWHIRIIRLCDEIDDVLDQNTEAFDALRRLEQNAPQELERVRGERAALAPVLSGAGSALAGLSAVYDSSALSTVTDNPVQADERAALADRSIEAAQQAIAAGRTGEAAFAIRTAEQSVAQATQLVAAITELGAELSRIESQARALVAELQADIAAAQQLPDAAGAIGAVAAATAQQLQTAQAALEGTSRSPQRVLEALSAANAQIDAAIAQGTQAAERARRTQQLLEQTLTQAGSEIRAAREYIETRRGTVGSTARTRLSQADATLTQAVSLRSSNPEAALTEAGRALELARQATSSAQADVEAMNPSRYESGWGGGGGSIFGGGSSSGGSGLGGDILGGIIGGLLSGGGGGGSSRRSSWRSSGGGGFRSSGFGGGGGSRSSGRSGRSGGRRF, encoded by the coding sequence ATGAAGACACGGTGGCTGGCGCTGGCCGCACTCACCGCGGCGGCGGCCGCAGGAACGCTCTCGATCTCGGCTGCGTCGGCGACCGAACCGGTGACGCTCGACTCGGGATACGTGACCGACGATGCCGACGTCCTCACCCCCAGCCAAGAGGACGCCGTCGAGGCGCGACTCCAGACCCTCAGCGAGAATTCGTCATCCGACCTCTTCGTCGTCCTGGTCGACGACTTCACCTCGCCGTCCGACAACGTCGCATGGGCCGATACCGTCGCCGAGAACAACAACCTGGGATCCGAGCAGTATCTGCTCGCGATCGCGGTCGACGGGCGCAGCTACTACATCTCGGCAGCGCCCGACGGCCCGCTCAGCGACAGCAAGCTCGATGACGTGGAAGACAAGATCCAGGGCCTGGCCGCGCAGGACGACTGGGAGGGCATGATCGTCCTCGCCGCCGACGAGATCGAGGGCGACGGCGGTGCGGGGGCGCTGCGGGCCGCTCTGATCGTGGTCGCCGTGATCGCGCTCGGTCTGATCGTGTGGCTCATCATCGCCCTCGTGCGCCGCTCGCGCCGCAACGCCGAGATCCGCAGGCGCGGAGCCATGCCCGAGAAGCCCGATCCGAACGATCCGTTCTCCACCCTGACCGACGACCAGGTGCAGACGCAGGCAGGGGCCGCACTCGTGCAGGCCGATGATGCGATCACCTCGAGCAGGGAGGAGCTCGGCTTCGCCGTGGCGCAGTTCGGCGATGCCGCGACCTCCGAGTTCAGCGGGGCGCTCGAGACCGCGAAGGCCAAGATGTCGGAAGCCTTCGACCTCAAGCAGAAGCTCGACGACGAGGTCGAGGACACGGTCCACGATCGCCGTGCGTGGCACATCCGCATCATCCGGCTGTGCGACGAGATCGACGACGTCCTCGACCAGAACACCGAGGCGTTCGACGCACTTCGCCGGCTCGAGCAGAACGCCCCGCAAGAACTCGAACGGGTGCGCGGCGAGCGAGCCGCACTCGCACCGGTTCTCTCCGGTGCCGGGTCGGCGCTGGCCGGGCTCTCCGCCGTGTACGACTCTTCGGCGCTGAGCACCGTCACCGACAATCCCGTGCAGGCCGATGAGAGAGCTGCCCTCGCCGATCGCTCGATCGAGGCAGCGCAGCAGGCGATCGCAGCCGGCCGCACCGGCGAGGCCGCCTTCGCGATCCGCACGGCCGAGCAGTCCGTCGCTCAGGCGACGCAGCTGGTCGCGGCCATCACCGAACTGGGAGCCGAGCTCTCCCGCATCGAGTCGCAGGCGCGCGCGCTGGTCGCCGAGCTGCAGGCCGACATCGCCGCCGCGCAGCAGCTCCCCGACGCGGCTGGTGCGATCGGTGCCGTCGCTGCCGCGACCGCGCAGCAGCTGCAGACCGCGCAGGCCGCCCTCGAGGGAACGTCCCGCAGTCCGCAGCGGGTGCTCGAGGCGCTCAGCGCCGCGAACGCCCAGATAGACGCCGCGATCGCGCAGGGCACCCAGGCCGCAGAACGTGCACGGCGCACCCAGCAGCTGCTCGAGCAGACGCTGACGCAGGCGGGCTCCGAGATCCGCGCAGCGCGCGAGTACATCGAGACTCGACGGGGTACAGTCGGCTCGACCGCTCGCACCCGTCTGTCGCAGGCGGACGCGACTCTCACTCAGGCCGTGAGCCTGCGATCCTCGAATCCGGAGGCGGCGCTCACCGAGGCCGGACGCGCACTCGAGCTCGCCCGACAGGCCACCTCATCCGCGCAGGCAGACGTCGAAGCCATGAACCCGAGCCGCTACGAGAGCGGCTGGGGCGGCGGAGGCGGAAGCATCTTCGGCGGCGGATCCTCGTCCGGTGGCTCCGGCCTCGGCGGCGACATCCTCGGCGGCATCATCGGCGGGCTCCTCTCCGGTGGCGGAGGCGGAGGTTCTTCACGCCGCAGCAGCTGGCGTTCCAGCGGCGGCGGCGGATTCCGCAGCTCAGGTTTCGGCGGAGGCGGCGGCAGTCGCTCCAGCGGCCGCAGCGGCCGCTCCGGAGGACGCCGCTTCTGA
- a CDS encoding DUF3097 domain-containing protein codes for MDDRYGSDVLAAGWRERAAKPVPQVPAELDLVVEVAQDGFCGAVTRVQGGTVELEDRVGRKRLFPLGGGFLIDGSPVRLTVPASKEQGVRRTASGSFVAADQRARVALPSRILVEGKHDAELVEKVWGADLRAEGVVVEFLQGVDLLDELLTAEPPSETRRYGVLVDHLVPGSKESRIADDLARGPHGKHMRIVGHPFVDVWQCVTPRALGIAKWPEIPRGTDWKTGICRAFGWPYETQADTGRAWQHILSKVHTYRDLEPALLGRVEELIDFVTAPAS; via the coding sequence ATGGACGACAGGTACGGATCGGATGTGCTCGCTGCCGGCTGGAGGGAACGGGCCGCCAAGCCGGTGCCGCAGGTGCCCGCCGAGCTCGATCTCGTCGTCGAGGTCGCGCAGGACGGGTTCTGCGGAGCGGTCACGCGAGTGCAGGGCGGCACCGTGGAGCTCGAGGACAGGGTGGGGCGCAAGCGCCTCTTCCCTCTCGGCGGCGGATTCCTGATCGACGGGTCGCCTGTGCGTCTCACGGTTCCTGCCTCGAAGGAGCAGGGCGTGCGGCGCACGGCATCCGGATCGTTCGTGGCTGCCGATCAGCGCGCCAGGGTCGCGCTGCCCAGCCGCATCCTGGTGGAGGGCAAGCACGACGCCGAGCTCGTCGAGAAGGTGTGGGGTGCCGATCTGCGTGCGGAGGGCGTGGTGGTCGAGTTCCTGCAGGGGGTCGATCTGCTCGACGAGCTGCTGACGGCAGAGCCGCCCAGCGAAACGCGCCGCTACGGCGTGCTGGTCGACCATCTCGTGCCGGGTTCGAAGGAGTCGCGCATCGCGGATGACTTGGCCAGGGGTCCGCACGGGAAGCACATGAGGATCGTCGGCCACCCGTTCGTCGACGTCTGGCAGTGCGTCACCCCTCGCGCACTGGGAATCGCGAAGTGGCCCGAGATACCTCGCGGCACCGACTGGAAGACCGGCATCTGCCGCGCGTTCGGCTGGCCGTACGAGACGCAGGCGGACACGGGTCGAGCGTGGCAGCACATCCTGTCGAAGGTGCACACGTATCGCGACCTCGAGCCCGCCCTTCTCGGTCGGGTGGAGGAGCTGATCGACTTCGTGACCGCGCCGGCCTCCTGA
- the trmB gene encoding tRNA (guanosine(46)-N7)-methyltransferase TrmB, with protein sequence MPEPRTFRDEPVSFVRRSGRMSDAQERAFDELGPHYLLDVPRDVAWTSVHPEARLDPTAEYGRDADLYVEIGSGQGHAIVAAASSRPDDDFLAVEVFRAGLARTMLDADREGARNVRVVEANAPEVLSSYLPEAAAAEVWIFFPDPWHKKKHTKRRLVRQGFGDTAARALRDGGLLRLATDWEDYALQMRDVLDADPLFERAFDGDWAERFDGRVMTAFERKGIAKGRDIRDLVYRRKSRA encoded by the coding sequence ATGCCCGAACCCCGCACCTTCCGCGACGAACCGGTCTCTTTCGTGCGCCGCAGCGGCCGGATGTCCGACGCTCAGGAACGGGCGTTCGACGAGCTCGGTCCGCACTATCTGCTGGACGTGCCTCGCGATGTCGCCTGGACGTCGGTGCACCCCGAAGCGCGTCTCGATCCGACCGCCGAGTATGGGCGGGACGCCGATCTGTACGTCGAGATCGGTTCGGGCCAGGGCCACGCGATCGTCGCTGCGGCATCGTCGCGCCCCGACGACGACTTCCTCGCCGTCGAGGTCTTCCGTGCGGGGCTCGCCAGGACGATGCTCGATGCCGACCGCGAAGGCGCTCGCAATGTGCGTGTGGTCGAGGCGAACGCGCCGGAGGTGCTCTCGTCGTACCTGCCCGAGGCGGCAGCCGCCGAGGTCTGGATCTTCTTCCCCGACCCGTGGCACAAGAAGAAGCACACCAAGCGCCGTCTCGTCCGTCAGGGGTTCGGCGACACCGCGGCACGTGCGCTTCGCGACGGAGGTCTTCTCCGGCTCGCGACCGACTGGGAGGACTACGCGCTGCAGATGCGCGACGTGCTCGACGCCGACCCGCTGTTCGAGCGCGCCTTCGACGGCGACTGGGCCGAGCGGTTCGACGGTCGTGTCATGACGGCCTTCGAGCGCAAGGGCATCGCGAAGGGCCGCGACATCCGCGATCTCGTGTATCGGCGGAAGTCGCGCGCGTGA
- a CDS encoding CPBP family glutamic-type intramembrane protease, whose amino-acid sequence MITAQRTSVTWQAVVSALLVCAAAPAFFVAQVPWSGWALLVLGVGSAWLAERRVPAREMGEDRRPSLARDLSLIALGMLIVSIIPLAAELDNLAMLRFTLALGGAVAVPYLVSRFLFRDRAISFPWRAHRRWGRLQWGWLVAVLVLGWLILPFYFITSGVYQNWPVVDSPDLIARLFVGVGAVGIWDELFFICTVFALLRRHFPDALANVMQMIVFVSFLWELGYREWGPLLTIPFALLQGFIFMRTHSLAYVVTVHLLFDAVVFGVLVHAHNPGLLPIFLI is encoded by the coding sequence GTGATCACCGCGCAGCGCACCTCGGTGACCTGGCAGGCGGTCGTCTCCGCGCTGCTCGTGTGCGCCGCGGCACCGGCGTTCTTCGTGGCGCAGGTCCCGTGGTCCGGCTGGGCGCTGCTGGTGCTCGGCGTGGGAAGCGCCTGGCTCGCAGAACGTCGCGTGCCTGCTCGTGAGATGGGGGAGGACCGTCGCCCGTCTCTCGCCCGGGACCTCTCGCTGATCGCCCTCGGCATGCTCATCGTCAGCATCATCCCGCTGGCGGCCGAACTCGACAACCTCGCGATGCTGCGGTTCACGCTCGCACTCGGCGGTGCGGTCGCCGTGCCCTACCTCGTCTCCCGCTTCCTGTTCCGCGACAGGGCGATCAGCTTCCCCTGGCGAGCACACCGGCGGTGGGGTCGCCTGCAGTGGGGCTGGCTGGTGGCCGTGCTGGTGCTCGGCTGGTTGATCCTCCCGTTCTACTTCATCACGAGCGGCGTCTACCAGAACTGGCCGGTCGTCGACTCGCCCGATCTCATCGCACGGCTGTTCGTCGGCGTCGGAGCGGTCGGCATCTGGGACGAGCTGTTCTTCATCTGCACGGTCTTCGCGCTCCTGCGGAGGCACTTCCCCGACGCGCTCGCGAACGTGATGCAGATGATCGTGTTCGTCTCGTTCCTCTGGGAGCTGGGCTACCGGGAGTGGGGGCCGCTCCTGACGATCCCCTTCGCGCTCCTGCAGGGCTTCATCTTCATGCGCACGCACTCGCTGGCCTACGTCGTGACCGTGCATCTGCTGTTCGACGCCGTGGTCTTCGGCGTGCTGGTGCACGCACACAACCCGGGGCTGCTCCCGATCTTCCTGATCTAG
- a CDS encoding DUF1304 domain-containing protein gives MLIVGLVLAAAAAAFHVFIFALESLKWTEPETRKIFGVASEADALTTKALAFNQGFYNLFLALTALLGVGFVIVGLTTVGVTLVFAGTGMMLAAALVLILSDRTKARAAVMQGTLPLLAVITTAIAVSIG, from the coding sequence ATGCTCATCGTCGGACTCGTCCTCGCCGCGGCCGCTGCCGCGTTCCACGTCTTCATCTTCGCGCTCGAGTCGCTGAAGTGGACCGAGCCCGAGACGCGCAAGATCTTCGGCGTCGCGAGCGAGGCCGACGCCCTCACGACGAAGGCCCTCGCCTTCAACCAGGGCTTCTACAATCTCTTCCTCGCGCTCACCGCGCTGCTCGGCGTCGGCTTCGTGATCGTCGGCCTGACGACGGTCGGAGTGACTCTCGTCTTCGCCGGCACGGGCATGATGCTCGCTGCGGCGCTCGTGCTGATCCTCTCGGACCGCACGAAGGCCCGGGCCGCTGTGATGCAGGGCACACTGCCGCTTCTGGCCGTGATCACGACGGCGATCGCGGTCTCGATCGGCTGA
- a CDS encoding DNA polymerase IV → MTDWVLHVDMDQFIAAVEVLRRPELAGLPVIVGGRGDPTERAVVSTASYEAREFGIGSGMPLKIAARKAPENAVFLPVDHEAYEASSAEVMSTLRALPGAVLEVIGWDECFLGVTTDDPEQVARSAQSAVLESTGLHCSVGIGDNKVRAKIATEFGKPRGVFRLTAQNWFEVMGARPTRDLWGVGPKVQKRLATHGIATVRELADADEAQLVAEFGPRMGVWYHGLGSGLGPAVVDSTPWVARSHSRETTYQQNLTTSAEVEEALRELAAQAFDDCAAEGRPVVRVHLKVRYAPFETKTFGRKLPEPTSERATVIAAALALGATLDRDREIRLLGVRAEMAMPEGGDAAERTPVRGRI, encoded by the coding sequence ATGACCGACTGGGTGCTGCACGTCGACATGGATCAGTTCATCGCCGCGGTCGAGGTGCTGCGCCGACCCGAGCTCGCAGGGCTCCCCGTGATCGTCGGCGGACGCGGCGACCCGACCGAGCGCGCGGTCGTGTCGACGGCGTCGTACGAGGCGCGCGAGTTCGGCATCGGATCGGGGATGCCGCTGAAGATCGCAGCACGCAAGGCGCCCGAGAACGCGGTGTTCCTGCCGGTCGACCACGAGGCGTATGAAGCGTCGTCGGCTGAGGTGATGTCGACGTTGCGTGCGCTGCCCGGGGCGGTGCTCGAGGTGATCGGCTGGGACGAGTGCTTCCTCGGCGTGACCACGGACGACCCTGAGCAGGTGGCGCGCAGCGCCCAGAGCGCGGTGCTGGAGTCGACGGGACTGCACTGCTCGGTGGGTATCGGCGACAACAAGGTGCGCGCCAAGATCGCCACCGAGTTCGGGAAGCCTCGGGGAGTGTTCCGGCTCACGGCGCAGAACTGGTTCGAGGTGATGGGCGCACGGCCCACGCGGGACCTGTGGGGAGTCGGCCCCAAGGTGCAGAAGCGGCTCGCCACTCACGGCATCGCGACGGTGCGAGAGCTCGCCGACGCAGACGAGGCACAGCTCGTCGCGGAATTCGGTCCGCGTATGGGTGTCTGGTATCACGGTCTGGGGTCGGGGCTGGGGCCGGCCGTCGTCGACAGCACCCCGTGGGTGGCGCGCAGCCACAGCCGGGAGACGACGTACCAGCAGAACCTCACGACTTCCGCTGAGGTCGAGGAAGCGCTGCGCGAACTGGCGGCGCAGGCCTTCGACGACTGCGCAGCCGAGGGGCGCCCGGTGGTCCGTGTGCATCTCAAGGTCAGGTACGCGCCCTTCGAAACCAAGACCTTCGGCCGCAAGCTGCCCGAGCCGACGAGCGAGCGTGCGACGGTCATCGCGGCGGCACTGGCGCTCGGAGCCACACTCGATCGCGACAGGGAGATCCGTCTGCTCGGCGTCCGAGCCGAGATGGCGATGCCTGAGGGCGGTGACGCGGCCGAGCGCACGCCCGTTCGCGGCAGGATCTGA
- a CDS encoding RidA family protein, whose translation MKITLAQPAGLVVSPAFSHVAVVPPGATTIHVGGQNGVDETGALVSTDAAEQSLRAVQNARIALESAGATLDDVISWTIHIHQDADLRAAYGAVASTLAREGAPPLVTAALVAGLGVPGALIEVSAIAAVMRD comes from the coding sequence ATGAAGATCACACTCGCACAGCCGGCGGGACTCGTCGTGAGCCCTGCCTTCAGTCACGTCGCCGTCGTCCCTCCCGGGGCCACAACGATCCACGTCGGCGGCCAGAACGGAGTCGACGAGACCGGGGCGCTCGTCTCGACGGATGCCGCCGAGCAGTCGCTCCGCGCTGTTCAGAACGCCCGCATCGCCCTCGAGTCAGCGGGCGCGACCCTCGACGACGTCATCAGCTGGACGATCCACATCCACCAGGATGCCGATCTTCGCGCGGCATACGGTGCCGTCGCGTCGACCCTCGCCCGCGAGGGCGCCCCGCCCCTGGTGACGGCAGCGCTCGTGGCCGGGCTCGGCGTGCCCGGAGCGCTGATCGAGGTCAGCGCGATCGCCGCCGTCATGCGCGACTGA